The DNA region GAAACAGGTGAATGATGAACCAGAGAGGCCGCACGGACGTCTATGTCTGTCGTTGAAATAGAAGACGGTGTGTACGAAGCCACCGCCGTGATCGACAACGGGAGCTTCGGCACCCGCACCATCCGTTTCGAGACCGGCCGGCTGGCCCAGCAGGCCGCCGGCGCCGTCGTCGCCTATCTCGACGACGAGACCATGCTGCTGAGCGCCACCACTGCCAGCAAAGCCCCCAAGGAGCATTTCGACTTCTTCCCGCTGACCATCGATGTCGAAGAGCGGATGTATGCCGCGGGCCGTATTCCCGGCTCGTTCTTCCGGCGTGAGGGCCGCCCGTCCACCGACGCGATCCTGACCTGCCGGCTGATCGACCGCCCGCTGCGCCCGTCGTTCGTCAACGGTCTGCGCAACGAGATCCAGGTCGTCGTCACGGTGCTGAGCCTGGACCCCAAGGACCTCTACGACGTTCTCGCCATCAACGCGGCCTCGGCGTCCACACAGATCTCCGGCCTGCCGTTCTCCGGCCCCGTGGGTGGGGTGCGGGTGGCGCTCATCGACGGCACCTGGGTGGCATTCCCGACCGTCGAACAACTCGAGCGCGCGGTCTTCGACATGGTGGTGGCCGGCCGAAAGGTCGCCGATGACGTCGCGATCATGATGGTCGAGGCCGAGGCCACCGAGAACGTCGTGGAGCTGGTCGCCGGCGGCGCAGCCGCTCCGACCGAGACCGTGGTGGCCGAGGGCCTGGAGGCAGCCAAGCCGTTCATTGCGGTGCTGTGCGACGCGCAGGCGGCCCTGGCCGGAGCCGCCGGTAAAGACACTGTCGAGTACCCGGTGTTCCCGGAGTACGGCGAGGACGTCTACTACTCGGTGGCCTCGGTGGCCACCGACGCACTGTCGGAGGCGCTGAGCATCGCGGGCAAGAACGAGCGCAACGACCGTACCGACGAGATCAAGGTCGAGGTGCTCGGACGGCTGGCCGAGCAGTACGCCGGCCGGGAGAAGGAGATCGGTGCGGCGTTCCGCTCGTTGACCAAAAAGCTTGTGCGTCAACGTATCCTGACCGATCATTTCCGCATCGACGGTCGCGGCGTCACCGACATCCGGGCATTGTCGGCCGAGGTCGCGGTCATTCCGCGGGCGCACGGCAGCGCGCTGTTCGAGCGCGGCGAGACCCAGATCATGGGTGTCACCACGCTGGACATGGTCAAGATGGCCCAGCAGATCGACTCGCTGGGACCCGAGACCAGCAAGCGCTACATGCACCACTACAACTTCCCGCCGTACTCGACCGGGGAAACCGGTCGCGTCGGCTCGCCGAAGCGCCGCGAGATCGGCCACGGTGCGCTGGCCGAGCGGGCACTGATGCCGGTGCTGCCCAGCATCGAGGAATTCCCGTACGCGATCCGTCAGGTCTCGGAGGCGTTGGGCTCCAACGGCTCGACCTCGATGGGTTCGGTGTGCGCCTCGACGCTGTCGCTGCTCAACGCCGGTGTGCCGCTCAAGGCGCCGGTTGCCGGCATCGCGATGGGCCTGGTGTCCGACGACATTGAAGTTGAGGGTAAGACCGAGCGACGCTTCGTGACCCTGACCGACATCCTCGGCGCCGAGGATGCGTTCGGCGACATGGACTTCAAGTGCGCGGGCACCAAGGAGTTCGTCACCGCGCTGCAGCTCGACACCAAGCTCGACGGCATCCCATCCCAGGTGCTGGCCGGGGCACTGGCCCAGGCCAAGGACGCCCGAGTCACCATCCTGGAGGTGATGGCCGAGGCGATCGACGGACCCGACGAGATGAGCCCGTATGCGCCGCGCATCACCACGATCAAGGTGCCGGTCGACAAGATCGGCGAGGTGATCGGGCCCAAGGGCAAGATGATCAACTCGATCACCGAGGAGACCGGCGCGCAGATCTCCATCGAGGACGACGGCACGGTGTTCGTCGGTGCTGCCGACGGGCTTTCGGCCCAAGCCGCGATCGACAAGATCAACGCGATCGCCAACCCGCAGCTGCCCAAGATCGGTGAGCGGTTCCTCGGCACGGTGGTGAAAACCACTGATTTCGGAGCCTTCGTGTCGCTGCTGCCCGGCCGCGACGGCCTGGTGCACATCTCCAAGCTGGGCCGGGGCAAGCGCATCAACAAGGTCGAGGATGTCGCCAAGGTCGGTGACAAGCTGCGTGTCGAGATCGCCGACATCGACAACCGCGGCAAGATCTCGCTGGTCCTGGTGGCCGAGGATGATGCCGCCGCAGCCACGGAGGATGACGCAGCAGCACCCACTGATGCCGCGACCGCCAACAGCTAGTTCGCCGTCGCTGCGCCGGTCACGGCGCAGCGACGCGGCCGACCAGACGGGGTTGCGTCGCACGGTACTGCCCGGTGGCCTGCGCGTGGTCACTGAGCATGTGCCGTCGGTGCATTCGGCCTCGGTCGGGGTGTGGGTCGGCGTCGGTTCACGCGACGAAGGTCGCAGCGTGGCCGGCGCCGCACACTTCCTCGAACACCTGTTGTTCAAGGCGACGCCAACCCGCACCGCAGTCCAGATCGCCCAGGCTGTGGACGCCGTCGGTGGTGAGCTCAATGCGTTCACCTCCCGTGAGCACACCTGCTACTACGCCCACGTGCTCGACTCCGACCTCGCCCTCGGCGTGGACCTGGTCGCCGACGTCGTCCTGCGTGGACGGTGCTTGGCCGACGACGTCGAGATCGAGCGCGATGTCGTGCTCGAGGAGATCGCCATGCGCGATGACGACCCCGAGGACACCCTCGGCGACGTGTTCCTGTCGGCGATGTTCGGTGCGCACCCGGTAGGTCGGCCGGTGATCGGCAGCGTCGAGTCGATCTCGGAAATGACACGCGGTCAACTGCATTCATTCCATGTGCGCCGCTACACCCCGGACCGGATGGTGGTGGCAGTAGCCGGCAACATCGACCACGACGAGGTGGTCGGCCTGGTCCGGGAGCACTTCGGTCCGCACCTGGTGCGTGGCCGCTCGCCGGTGCCACCGCGCCGTGGCGCCGGACGGGTGCTCGGCCGGCCGACGCTGCACCTGGTCCGCCGGGACGCCGAACAGACCCATCTGTCGATGGGGGTGCGCACCCCGGGCCGGCACTGGGAGCACCGGTGGGCGCTGTCGGTCCTCAACGCCGCCCTCGGTGGCGGGCTGAGTTCTCGTCTGTTCCAACAGATCCGGGAAACCCGGGGGCTGGCGTACTCGGTGTACTCGACGGTGGACACGTTCGCTGACAGTGGCGCGCTGTCGATCTACGCCGGAAGCCTTCCCGAACGATTCGACGAAGTCGTCCGGGTCACCACCGATGTGCTCGCCGACGTCGCCCGCGACGGCATCACCGCCGAGGAGTGCCGGATTGCCAAGGGTTCGCTGCGCGGCGGCCTGGTGCTCGGGCTGGAAGACTCCGCGTCCCGGATGCACCGGATCGGCCGCAGTGAACTCAACCACGCTGAGCACCGCACCATCGCCGACACCCTGTCGCGCATCGACGCGGTCACTCTCGACGAGGTCAACGCCGTCGCACGGCAGTTGCTGACCCGGCCGTTCGGTGCTGCGGTGCTGGGTCCGGTGCGCTCGCGGCGTGCGTTGCCGCGGCCGTTGCAGAGGATCCCCGGCTGACAGCGACTAGGCTGACTCCGATGCCCCGAATCTCTCGTAGACAGGCCGTCGTCGGCGGGTTGTCGCTGGCCGCGTTCACCGCATTCACCGCATGCGCGCAGCCGCGGGCATACTCCGATCCCGGCGGCTGGGCGCGATTGGACGAATTGCAGCGTCGTGACAACGTGCTGATCGGGGTGTACGCCGTCGATCTCGATACCGGACGGACTGTCGCGTTCGGTGCGGACCGGATGCTGGCGATGTGCTCGACGTTCAAGGGGTACGCCGCGGCGGCAGTGTTGGCTCGCGCGCGACGCGGAGATCTGACGCTGCAGGATCCGGTGGTCATCGAAGCCGGTGACATCCAACCTCATTCGCCGCTGACCGAGCCACGCGTGGGCACCACGATGACCCTCGCGGAGCTGTGCGTGGCCGCGGTGCAACAGAGCGACAACACCGCCGCAAATCTGCTGCTGCACGCCCTGGGCGGTCCGCCCGCGATCACCGAGTTCGCCCGCAGCATCGGAGACGACCGGAGTCGGCTGGACCGCTGGGAGACCGAACTGAACTCGGCCATCCCCGGCGATCCGCGCGACACCACCACACCGCAGGCGATCGGCACCGGGTACCGCAATCTGCTTGCCGGGGACGCGCTGGAGCCGGCCGACCGTGACCTGCTCGACCAGTGGTTGCGGGGGAACGAAACGTCCAGCATGCGCGCCGGTCTGCCGGCCGGTTGGACGACGGCGGACAAAACCGGCAGCGGCGACTACGGCACCGCCAACGATGTCGGTATCGCCTATGGGCCGGAAGGCCGGCGGCTGCTGCTGTCGCTGATGGTGCGCTCGGCCGGTGACGATCCCGACGCGCCGTCCTCGCGGCCGTTGATCGGTGAGCTGACTGCGCTGCTGGTGTCCGAGCTAGATCACCGGCAGTGAGTCATCCCGTTGCAGGGCAAAGAAGTACGGTGAGCTGACACCGCGCAGGTCAATGGTGCCGAGCACGGTGTCCTCACTGATACGGCGGAACACGTCGAGGATCGGCAGCTGGTCGTAGATCATGGTCGCGGAGTCCACGCCGCGATAGCGGGTGGTGCGCAACCGGGCCTTGGGTCCGCGGGCCCGCAATGCGGGGCGCAGCGTGGTGATGGTAGAGGCGTAGCGGACCCGCTTGAGCAGGGGCAGCCGCGTCACCGGCCCGAGACCGGCGAAGGCCAGTGCCGGGTTCAGCGGCCATAGCGCACGGCCGTCGGCAGTGCAGAACAGCAGCGGATGAACGTACTCGCTGGTGCGGAACTGCTTGCCCCACCAGCCACTGGCCGCCAGGAGCCCGTCGAGGCGATGCCCGGTGGGCACCTCGGCGCCGTGCCAGGTGCCGATCATTGTGTCGGCGTCGACGGCAGGCAACGAGTCGAACAGTGCGAGGGCTTCGTCTGTGGTCGTCGGCGCGTCGGGGAGCAGATCGGTCAGGGAGCGCATGACACGAGGCTACGTGTGAGCTGCAGTGCGGCAGACTGCCTTGGTGCGCTCCGATCAGCTGTGCCCATGCGGCAGCACCGCCGAGTACGGCAGCTGCTGCCGGCCGTTGCACCTCGGCGAACGGCAGGCCGAGACCGCCGAAGCGCTGATGCGGTCGCGATACAGCGCTTACGTACTCGGCGAGGCCACCTACGTGTGGCGGACCTGGCATCCGCGGACCCGACCGGCCCATGTCGACGAGGACTTGTCGGTGACATGGATGCGCTTGGAGATCGTCGACGTCGCGGCCGGCGGAGTCGACGACGACAGCGGCGAGGTCGAGTTCCGCGCACACCATCGACGCGGGGTGCTGCACGAGCGTTCCCGCTTTGCCCGCCGTGCGCGCCGCTGGTTCTACGTCGACGGGGACCTGTTCGACTGAGCGCTCAGGCCAGCACGTCGGCGGGGTTGGTGAACGGCAGAGCGAGGTCGGTTGCCACCTGCTCGGACAACAGCGCGCCCTGATGCGTCGAAAGGCCTTTGGCCAGTGCGGAATCCGCGCGGCACGCCGCTTTCCAGCCGTGGTCGGCGAGCTTGAGTACGTAGGGCATGGTGGCATTGGTGAGTGCGTACGTGGAGGTCCGCGGAACCGCGCCCGGCATGTTCGCCACGCAGTAGAAGACGGTGTCGTGCACCGCGAAGGTCGGATCGTCGTGGGTGGTGGGCCGGGAGTCCTCGAAGCAGCCACCCTGATCGATCGCGATGTCGACCAGGACGGCGCCAGACTTCATCTCCGCCACAGTCGCATTGGTGACCAGCTTGGGAGCTTTCGCGCCCGGCACCAGGACCGCGCCGATGACCAGGTCGGCGTCCTTGACCGCGGTCTCCAGATCCAGCCGCGACGAGTACCGTGTCTCGATGGCGCCGCCGTACTCCGCGTCGATCTTGCGTAGCGTGTTGATGTTCAGGTCGAACACCGTGACGTGTGCACCCATGCCCCAGGCCACGGCAGCGGCGTTGTCACCGGCCATTCCGCCGCCGACGACCACGACCTTGGCGGGCGCCACACCAGGGACGCCGCCCATCAGAACCCCACGCCCGCCCTGGGTGCGCATCAGATGGTAGGCGCCGACCTGGGCCGAAAGCCGGCCCGCGACCTCACTCATCGGTGCAAGAAGAGGTAGCGCGACGGATCCATCCGAGTTGGTGGTCTGCACCGTCTCGTAGGCAATCGAGGTGGTGCCCGATGCCAGCAGCGCCTTGGTGCACGCCGTGGACGCGGCCAGATGCAGGTAGGTGAACAGTGTCTGCCCCGAGCGCAGCCGCGAGTACTCGGGCTCGATCGGTTCCTTGACCTTCAGCAGCAGGTCGGCCTCGGCCCAGACCTCGTCGGCGGTACCGACAAGGTGTGCGCCTGCGCCTTTGAAGTCGGCGTCGGTGATCGCCGAACCTTCACCGGCGCCGGATTCGATGAGTACCTCGTGGCCCCGGTGCACCAGCTCCGCCACGCCGGCGGGCGTGATCGCGACCCGGTACTCGTTGTTTTTGATCTCGGTCGGGATACCGACACGCATCTTCGCTCCTCGATTCGACGAAAGATGTCACTATTGTGAAGAAGCATCGGAAGAGCCGCAAAGTCCTGATGATAATTCGTTAGATGAGGGATATGACGGAACAATCATCGAACAATGTCGACCGGCGACGTGCTCTGTCGAACGATGTTCGGAGCGCCATCGACGACGTGGACCGCCGCATCCTGACCGCGTTGCATGCAGACGCCCGATTGCCCAACAGCACTCTGGCCGACCTGGTCGGGATCGCCCCGTCGACGTGCCACGGTCGGGTGCGTCGGCTGCAGGAGCTCGGGGTGATCCGGGGGTTCTACGCCGACATCGACCCGGCCGCCCTCGGGCTGACGCTGCAGGCGATGATCTCGGTCAGTCTGCAGGCCAACGCTCGCGGGCGGATCAGCAGCTTCATCGGACAGATCCGGCGCAAACCGCAGGTCATGGACGTCTACTTTCTGGCCGGCGCCGACGACTTCCTGTTGCACGTGGCCGCCCGCGACACCGACGATCTGCGCTCCTTCGTGGTGGAGAACCTCAATGCCGACGCCGACGTGGCAGGCACCCAGACCTCGTTGATCTTCGAGCACCTGCGCGGCGCCTCGCCGCTGTGAAGGTCAACCGGTGGCGAAGGTGCGCAACCAGGCGAACCAGTCGGCCATCCCCTCGCCGGTCTTGGCGCTGACCGGCAGCACCACTGCGGTCGGGTTGACCTGCCGGATCCGATCGGTGTACGTCGCGACATCGGCGTCCAGGTGTGGGGCGAGGTCGATCTTGTTGAGCAGCACCACGTCGACGGCGCGGAACATCACCGGATACTTCAACGGCTTGTCCTCGCCCTCGGTGAGTGAGTACACCATGACCTTGGCGTGCTCGCCCACGTCGAATTCCGCTGGGCACACCAGGTTTCCGACATTCTCGATGATCACCAGGTCCAGGTCGGGCAACTCCAGCCCGGCCAGCGCCCGTCCGACCATCACAGCGTCGAGGTGGCATTCACCGCCGAAACCGTTGTCGGTGTTCAGCAGAGAGATCTGGGCCCCGCGCCCGCTCAATCGCGCGGCGTCGAGGTCGGTGGCGATGTCGCCCTCGATCACCCCGACCGCAAAGTCGCCGGCCAGTTCGTCCAGCGTGGCGGCAAGCACCGCGGTCTTGCCCGAGCCGGGTGAGCTCATCATGTTCAGCGCCCGGATCTCGTTGCGGGCGAACGCCTCCCGGTTGGCCGCGGCGCGGGCGTCGTTTTCGGAGAAGATCGCCTCGAGCACGTCGACGCGCTCGGTGGCGGTCTGGTAGCCACTATGATCCCCGTGATCGTGGGCGTGATCGTGTTGGTGGCTGTGCACGGTCCCGTCGTCGTGGCGGTGGAATCTACCCATGGCGGGCCTCGGCCGGCTCGGTCGCGACGTCGATCGACGTCACCAGAAATTCCTCACCGCGCACCACTGTGACATCGACACTGTCGCAGGCCGGGCAGCGTAGCGACCACCGTGAGGTGATGTCCGACTCCAGACCGCAGGCGCGGCAGCACACGGCGGCGGTCACCTGCTCGACCTCCAACACCGCGCTGCCGAGGCCTTCGTGTTCGGCCGCGATGGTCCAACAGAACGTCAACGATTCGGCGACCACCTGCCGCAGCGCGCCGACGCGTACCCGCACCACCTCAACCGGCCGGCCGTCGGCGTGGGTACGCACCACGCCGGCGATGGCGTGGCACAACGACAACTCGTGCACGTCTGAAGCGTAGCCCCGACCACGCGTCGGAAATGCGCAGAAGTGACTGCCAGATTTCGATAGTTGGGTTCGGCGCGCGGCGCTAGCCTGGCACCAGAATCGGTTCGAGGAGACCGCGCGATGAGCGCAGATATGCCACACCAGCGGAGCACCCCGTGACGGGGGACACCGCCCGGGTACGGCTGAGCGTCACCGGCGTGGTCCAGGGCGTGGGGTTCCGTCCCACGGTGGCCAGGATCGCCGCCGAGCACCGGTTGAGCGGATTCGTGCGCAACGACGCCGGTTCGGTGCAGTGCGAACTGGAGGGGCCGGGCATACGGGTCGAGGCGGCGGTGTCGGCGCTGCGCGACGCGCCGCCGCCGTTGGCGCGAATCGACTCGTTCGTCGTCACATCCCGTCCGGTGCTGGGCGACCGCACATTCAGCATCCTGAACAGCGCTGCCCACGGCGACGACGGCCATCGGACGCTGGTCGCGCCCGACATCGCGACGTGCCCGGATTGTCTGCGCGAGATGTTCAGCCCGCACGACCGGCGCTATCGGCACCCGTTCATCACCTGCACCAATTGCGGGCCGCGCTACACGGTGATCACCGATCTGCCCTACGACCGTCCGGCCACCACGATGGCCAAGTACGACATGTGCTCGGCCTGTGCCGCCGAGTACGCCGACCCGACCGATCGGCGCTATCACGCCCAGACCATCGCCTGCCCCGAGTGCGGTCCGCAGCTGGCGTGGACGGGACCGACCGACGGCGGTTGCGCACTGGAGTCTGCCGCCGCCGCACTGCGGGACGGTCTGATCGTCGCAATCAAAGGCATCGGCGGCTACCACCTTGCCTGCCGCGCGGACGACGATGCCGCGCTGCTGCGTCTGCGTCAGCGAAAAAATCGGCCCGCCAAGCCATTCGCGCTCATGGTCGCCGACGTCGAGCATGCGCGCAGCATCTGCGAGGTTGACGACGCGGCGGCGCGCTCGTTGCGCTCGCCGGCCGCGCCGATCGTGTTGCTGGCCGGGCATGGCGGCGCGGTGAGCGACGCTGTGGCGCCGGGTCTGGGCGAGCTCGGCGTGATGCTGGCCTACTCGCCGGTCCATCACCTGCTGTTCGCCGATCTCGACGTACCCGCGCTGGTGATGACCTCGGCCAACCAGGGTGGCTCACCGATCGTCTACCGCGACGAGGACCTCGAGTGGATCGACGGTCTGGCCGACGCGGTGCTGGGCCACGACCGCCCGATCCACGTGCCCTGTGAAGATTCCGTCGTGGGCATCGACGCCGACGGGAACGAATCGCCCTTGCGCAGATCCCGAGGGTACGCGCCGCTGCCGGTGCCACTGGACGCCGGCGCCGGTGAACCGCCGGTCATCCTGGCAACCGGTGGGGACCTCAAGACCACATTCGCCCTGACCGGCAGGCACGGGTGGGCGCACCTGTCCTCGCACCTGGGAGACATGGCCGACCCCAGGACCCAGGACTGCTTCGCCGCGGCGGTGCAGCACCTGGCATTCCTGACCGGCAGCACCCCCGATGTGGTCGCCCACGATGCGCACCCGCACTACGCCACCACCCGCTGGGCGCAGCGGCGCGGCGGCACGCTGCTGGCCGTGCAACACCACCATGCGCATGCGATGTCGTTGCTGGCCGAGCATCGGCGGCTGGGCGACCCGATGATCGCGGTCACCTACGACGGCACCGGTTTCGGCACCGATGGCACGATCTGGGGTGGCGAACTACTCGCCATCACCGGACCGGCCCAATTCACCCGGGTGGGGCATCTGGCGCCGTTCGCAATGCCGGGCGGCGAGGGGGCCGTCCGGCAACCGGCGCGCATCGCGGTGGACCTGTTGTGGCGCGCCGGGATCGAACTGGCCGATGACCTGCCTGCGGTGGCCGCGATCGGACCGGCCGGCATGCGCGTGGTCACCCAACAGCTGCCACGCGGCATCGGGTGCGTACCCACCACCAGCATGGGCCGGCTCTTCGATGCGGTGTCCAGCCTGCTGGGGGTGTGCCAGCAGGTCAGCTACGAAGGGCAGGCGGCCGTCGAGCTCGAACATCTGGCGCGCACCGGCAATGAATGCAGCCCAACAGATTTCGATGTCACATCTGGTGTTCTCGATCCCGCGCCGGTGCTGCGCACACTGGTCGACGGTATGCGTTCGGGCGTATGCCGTGCCGATCTGGCTCTGCTGTTCCACGATGCGGTGGTGCGGGCGACGGTCTGGGCCGCAGCCCAGGCCGCGTCGGCTGCGGGGATGCGCACTGTCGGGTTGACCGGCGGAGTGTTCGCCAACCGCCGGCTACTGGACGGGATTGCGGGCGGGTTGCGCGCCCGCGGACTGGAGGTTCTCACCCACCGGGTGGTGCCGTGCAATGACGGCGGCTTGGCGTTGGGACAGGCCGCAGTGGCCGCAGCAACCATAGCGTCGGCGCGCCGGGCCGCAGCTCGGGAAAGGAGTGACCCATGTGCCTCGGGATTCCCGGCAAGGTGATCGAGATCTGGGACGAAGCCGGGACACGGATGTCCACGGTGGAATTCGGCGGTACCACCAAGACGGTGTGTCTGGCCTATCTCCCCGACATGGGTGTCGGGGAGTACACCATCGTGCACGCCGGCTTTGCAATCACCCGGCTTGACGAGGCTTCGGCGCAAGAGACGCTGCGGATGTTCGCCGACCTGGGTGTCCTGGAGGAGGAGCTGGCCGGCGAGCAGGCGTTCACCCGAAAGGATCTCTCATGAAGTATCTCGACGAGTTCCGCGACCCGGCCGCGGCAGCAACCCTGGTCGAGGCGATTCGGCGCCGCGCCACCAGGACGTGGACGGTCATGGAAGTCTGCGGGGGACAGACGCATTCGATCATCCGCAACGGAATCGACCAGCTGCTCGACGGTGCGGTGGAGTTCATCCACGGTCCCGGTTGCCCAGTGTGCGTCACACCGCTGGAGATGATCGACCGGGCGCTGCAGATCGCCGCCCGCCAGGACGTGATCTTCTGTTCGTTCGGCGACATGCTCCGGGTGCCCGGCAGCGAACAGGACCTGTTCGGGGTGCGGGCGCGCGGCGGTGACATCCGGATCGTCTACTCGCCCCTGGACGCCACCAGGATCGCCGCGGACAACCCCGACAAGCAGGTGGTGTTCTTCGGAGTCGGCTTCGAAACCACCGCGCCGGCCAACGCGATGGCGGTGCTACACGCGCAGCGGCTCGGGCTCGGGGACTTCTCGATGCTGGTCTCCCACGTGCTGGTGCCGCCGGCGATGAAGGCCATCCTGGCCGCACCGACCAATCGGGTGCAGGGCTTCTTGGCCGCCGGGCATGTGTGCTCGGTCATGGGCACTGCCGAATATGACACGCTGGTCGACGAATTCGGGGTACCCATCGTCGTGACCGGTTTCGAACCTCTCGATCTACTCGAAGGCGTCCGCCAGGTGGTCGAGCTCCTCGAGGCGGGCGTCCCCGCGCTGCGCAATGCCTATCCGCGTGCGGTCAGTGCCGCCGGTAACGAGGTGGCCCAGCAGACGCTGGCCGACGTGTTCTCCGTGACCGACCGGCAGTGGCGTGGCATCGGCATGATTGCGCAGTCGGGATGGACGCTGGCACCCCGCTATGCGGACTTCGACGCCGAATGCCGC from Mycobacterium sp. SMC-4 includes:
- a CDS encoding pitrilysin family protein, producing the protein MPRPPTASSPSLRRSRRSDAADQTGLRRTVLPGGLRVVTEHVPSVHSASVGVWVGVGSRDEGRSVAGAAHFLEHLLFKATPTRTAVQIAQAVDAVGGELNAFTSREHTCYYAHVLDSDLALGVDLVADVVLRGRCLADDVEIERDVVLEEIAMRDDDPEDTLGDVFLSAMFGAHPVGRPVIGSVESISEMTRGQLHSFHVRRYTPDRMVVAVAGNIDHDEVVGLVREHFGPHLVRGRSPVPPRRGAGRVLGRPTLHLVRRDAEQTHLSMGVRTPGRHWEHRWALSVLNAALGGGLSSRLFQQIRETRGLAYSVYSTVDTFADSGALSIYAGSLPERFDEVVRVTTDVLADVARDGITAEECRIAKGSLRGGLVLGLEDSASRMHRIGRSELNHAEHRTIADTLSRIDAVTLDEVNAVARQLLTRPFGAAVLGPVRSRRALPRPLQRIPG
- the ald gene encoding alanine dehydrogenase; the encoded protein is MRVGIPTEIKNNEYRVAITPAGVAELVHRGHEVLIESGAGEGSAITDADFKGAGAHLVGTADEVWAEADLLLKVKEPIEPEYSRLRSGQTLFTYLHLAASTACTKALLASGTTSIAYETVQTTNSDGSVALPLLAPMSEVAGRLSAQVGAYHLMRTQGGRGVLMGGVPGVAPAKVVVVGGGMAGDNAAAVAWGMGAHVTVFDLNINTLRKIDAEYGGAIETRYSSRLDLETAVKDADLVIGAVLVPGAKAPKLVTNATVAEMKSGAVLVDIAIDQGGCFEDSRPTTHDDPTFAVHDTVFYCVANMPGAVPRTSTYALTNATMPYVLKLADHGWKAACRADSALAKGLSTHQGALLSEQVATDLALPFTNPADVLA
- the hypB gene encoding hydrogenase nickel incorporation protein HypB, producing MGRFHRHDDGTVHSHQHDHAHDHGDHSGYQTATERVDVLEAIFSENDARAAANREAFARNEIRALNMMSSPGSGKTAVLAATLDELAGDFAVGVIEGDIATDLDAARLSGRGAQISLLNTDNGFGGECHLDAVMVGRALAGLELPDLDLVIIENVGNLVCPAEFDVGEHAKVMVYSLTEGEDKPLKYPVMFRAVDVVLLNKIDLAPHLDADVATYTDRIRQVNPTAVVLPVSAKTGEGMADWFAWLRTFATG
- the bla gene encoding class A beta-lactamase, with protein sequence MPRISRRQAVVGGLSLAAFTAFTACAQPRAYSDPGGWARLDELQRRDNVLIGVYAVDLDTGRTVAFGADRMLAMCSTFKGYAAAAVLARARRGDLTLQDPVVIEAGDIQPHSPLTEPRVGTTMTLAELCVAAVQQSDNTAANLLLHALGGPPAITEFARSIGDDRSRLDRWETELNSAIPGDPRDTTTPQAIGTGYRNLLAGDALEPADRDLLDQWLRGNETSSMRAGLPAGWTTADKTGSGDYGTANDVGIAYGPEGRRLLLSLMVRSAGDDPDAPSSRPLIGELTALLVSELDHRQ
- a CDS encoding DUF4334 domain-containing protein encodes the protein MRSLTDLLPDAPTTTDEALALFDSLPAVDADTMIGTWHGAEVPTGHRLDGLLAASGWWGKQFRTSEYVHPLLFCTADGRALWPLNPALAFAGLGPVTRLPLLKRVRYASTITTLRPALRARGPKARLRTTRYRGVDSATMIYDQLPILDVFRRISEDTVLGTIDLRGVSSPYFFALQRDDSLPVI
- a CDS encoding YchJ family protein; the protein is MRSDQLCPCGSTAEYGSCCRPLHLGERQAETAEALMRSRYSAYVLGEATYVWRTWHPRTRPAHVDEDLSVTWMRLEIVDVAAGGVDDDSGEVEFRAHHRRGVLHERSRFARRARRWFYVDGDLFD
- a CDS encoding polyribonucleotide nucleotidyltransferase; this translates as MSVVEIEDGVYEATAVIDNGSFGTRTIRFETGRLAQQAAGAVVAYLDDETMLLSATTASKAPKEHFDFFPLTIDVEERMYAAGRIPGSFFRREGRPSTDAILTCRLIDRPLRPSFVNGLRNEIQVVVTVLSLDPKDLYDVLAINAASASTQISGLPFSGPVGGVRVALIDGTWVAFPTVEQLERAVFDMVVAGRKVADDVAIMMVEAEATENVVELVAGGAAAPTETVVAEGLEAAKPFIAVLCDAQAALAGAAGKDTVEYPVFPEYGEDVYYSVASVATDALSEALSIAGKNERNDRTDEIKVEVLGRLAEQYAGREKEIGAAFRSLTKKLVRQRILTDHFRIDGRGVTDIRALSAEVAVIPRAHGSALFERGETQIMGVTTLDMVKMAQQIDSLGPETSKRYMHHYNFPPYSTGETGRVGSPKRREIGHGALAERALMPVLPSIEEFPYAIRQVSEALGSNGSTSMGSVCASTLSLLNAGVPLKAPVAGIAMGLVSDDIEVEGKTERRFVTLTDILGAEDAFGDMDFKCAGTKEFVTALQLDTKLDGIPSQVLAGALAQAKDARVTILEVMAEAIDGPDEMSPYAPRITTIKVPVDKIGEVIGPKGKMINSITEETGAQISIEDDGTVFVGAADGLSAQAAIDKINAIANPQLPKIGERFLGTVVKTTDFGAFVSLLPGRDGLVHISKLGRGKRINKVEDVAKVGDKLRVEIADIDNRGKISLVLVAEDDAAAATEDDAAAPTDAATANS
- a CDS encoding hydrogenase maturation nickel metallochaperone HypA, with amino-acid sequence MHELSLCHAIAGVVRTHADGRPVEVVRVRVGALRQVVAESLTFCWTIAAEHEGLGSAVLEVEQVTAAVCCRACGLESDITSRWSLRCPACDSVDVTVVRGEEFLVTSIDVATEPAEARHG
- a CDS encoding Lrp/AsnC family transcriptional regulator, whose translation is MTEQSSNNVDRRRALSNDVRSAIDDVDRRILTALHADARLPNSTLADLVGIAPSTCHGRVRRLQELGVIRGFYADIDPAALGLTLQAMISVSLQANARGRISSFIGQIRRKPQVMDVYFLAGADDFLLHVAARDTDDLRSFVVENLNADADVAGTQTSLIFEHLRGASPL